Proteins encoded within one genomic window of Trichomycterus rosablanca isolate fTriRos1 chromosome 7, fTriRos1.hap1, whole genome shotgun sequence:
- the kdm2ba gene encoding lysine (K)-specific demethylase 2Ba yields the protein MAMSLSADDEDYDSDTTEQQRPANRPKPKMAATATASTPTASSSSSASAVVKLPSSRSSSGARRRRTRCRKCEACVRSECGECHFCKDMKKFGGPGRMKQSCIMRQCIAPVLPHTAVCVVCGEAGKEDTLDEEEEKFNAMLMECSICNEIVHPNCLKVKDAAGVVNDELPNCWECPKCNYAGKTGKACKQKRGPGFKYASNLPGSLLREQKCSRDESERRKSERDDTPRMPCDDSPSLLMSRDVARPRPDMPSFLRKKKKLFDDDDEEEDAASTKKKLKKPWKPEESLLPKISSMNMEEDEPSDLEEEKDEESKPASRTLNRKELGSFRKHEEEREEDEETQKYIKEEDEDEENGELQERVQRAQRAKRVRRRPTGRNELSLANENLQPDDSENDENDKKNIRNGESGERAHLRAREINGASWDLRHFYPSQIVPLGLNRIAPPLRPPPPRSPPKCVPMERHVIRPPPICPPPDRLPLADGRNHVLQREIWLAVFGHLSHSELCVCMRVCRTWNRWCCDKRLWMKIDVSRCKSIIPLMLSGIIRRQPITLDLSWTNISKKQLSWLINRLPGLRMLILSGCSWAAVSALCTSSCPLLRTLDLQWVEGLRDTQIKDLLSPPTDNRPGQMDTRSKLRNVLDLNLSGLDVTDAALRLIVKNMPFLKHLDLSYCNHVNDQSVNLLTAAGTTTRDSLTDINLSVCNRITDQSLSYFKRCASICRIDLRYCKQVSKQACERFIAEMSVSVSFGLHEDKLLQKLS from the exons CAAAGGCCAGCTAACAGGCCCAAACCCAAGATGGCAGCCACGGCAACAGCTTCCACGCCCACCGCGTCATCGTCGTCCTCGGCGAGCGCGGTGGTCAAGCTGCCGTCCAGCCGGAGCTCGTCGGGGGCGCGGCGCAGGAGGACGCGCTGCAGGAAATGCGAGGCGTGTGTGAGGAGCGAGTGCGGCGAGTGTCACTTCTGTAAGGACATGAAGAAGTTCGGCGGGCCGGGACGCATGAAACAGTCGTGCATCATGAGGCAGTGCATCGCT cctgTCCTGCCtcatacagcagtgtgtgtggtgtgtggagAGGCTGGTAAAGAGGACACACTagacgaggaggaggagaagtTTAACGCCATGCTCATGGAGTGCTCCATCTGCAACGAGATCGTCCATCCAAACTGTCTGAAG GTGAAGGATGCGGCAGGTGTAGTGAACGACGAGCTTCCGAACTGCTGGGAGTGTCCCAAATGTAACTACGCTGGCAAGACAGGAAA GGCCTGCAAGCAAAAACGAGGCCCAGGGTTCAAGTACGCGTCCAACCTGCCGGGCTCGCTGCTCAGGGAGCAGAAATGCAGCCGCGACGAGTCCGAGAGGAGGAAGAGCGAGAGAGACGACACTCCCAGGATGCCTTGCGACGACTCGCCGTCGCTCCTGATGTCCAGGGACGTGGCGCGGCCACGCCCCGACATGCCCAGCTTcctgaggaagaagaagaagctgtTTGACGACGACGACGAGGAGGAGGACGCCGCCAGCACTAAAAAGAAG CTGAAGAAACCGTGGAAGCCGGAGGAGTCGTTACTCCCCAAGATCTCCTCCATGAACATGGAGGAAGACGAGCCGTCGGACCTGGAGGAGGAGAAAGACGAGGAGAGTAAACCAGCGTCGCGGACCCTGAACAGAAAGGAGCTCGGCTCTTTTAGGAAACACGAGGAGGAACGAGAGGAGGACGAAGAAACGCAGAAG TATATAAAagaggaggacgaggacgaAGAGAACGGTGAGCTGCAGGAGCGGGTACAGCGGGCGCAACGGGCGAAACGGGTACGCCGCAGACCGACGGGGCGGAACGAGCTCTCGCTCGCCAACGAGAACCTGCAGCCGGACGACAGCGAGAACGACGAGAACGATAAGAAGAACATCCGAAACGGAGAGAGTGGAGAGAGGGCGCACCTACGGGCACGAGAAATAAACG GTGCGTCGTGGGATTTGCGCCACTTCTACCCGTCTCAGATCGTCCCGCTGGGCCTCAATCGCATCGCCCCGCCCTTGCGCCCGCCTCCCCCCCGCTCCCCGCCCAAGTGCGTTCCGATGGAGCGTCACGTCATCCGTCCTCCCCCCATCTGCCCTCCTCCTGATAGGCTGCCCCTGGCCGACGGGCGGAACCACGTGCTGCAGCGCGAGATCTGGTTGGCCGTGTTCGGTCACCTGAGCCACAGTGAGCTGTGCGTGTGTATGCGGGTGTGTCGCACCTGGAACCGCTG gtgttgcGACAAGCGCTTGTGGATGAAGATCGACGTGAGCCGCTGTAAGTCCATCATCCCCCTGATGCTCAGCGGTATAATTCGGAGACAGCCCATCACTCTGGACCTGAGCTGGACCAACATCTCCAAGAAACAGCTGAGCTGGCTGATCAACAGGCTGCCCG gactgCGCATGTTAATCCTGTCCGGTTGTTCCTGGGCAGCGGTCTCCGCTCTCTGTACGTCCAGTTGTCCTCTGCTGCGCACTCTGGATCTGCAGTGGGTCGAGGGACTGAGAGACACACAGATCAAAGACCTGCTGTCTCCTCCTACAGACAacagaccag GTCAGATGGACACTCGCAGTAAGCTGAGGAACGTTCTGGATCTGAACCTCTCGGGGTTGGACGTGACCGACGCCGCTCTGCGCCTGATCGTTAAGAACATGCCGTTCCTGAAGCACCTGGATCTGAGTTACTGTAACCACGTCAACGACCAGTCGGTGAACCTGCTGACGGCTGCTGGGACCACCACACGAGACTCGCTCACCGACATCAACCTGTCAG tgtgtaacAGGATCACCGATCAGTCTCTGAGCTACTTTAAACGCTGTGCGAGTATCTGCAGGATCGACCTGCGTTACTGTAAGCAGGTGAGCAAACAGGCGTGCGAGCGCTTCATCGCCGAGATGTCCGTCAGCGTCTCGTTCGGCCTGCACGAGGACAAACTGCTGCAGAAACtcagctaa